One region of Wyeomyia smithii strain HCP4-BCI-WySm-NY-G18 chromosome 3, ASM2978416v1, whole genome shotgun sequence genomic DNA includes:
- the LOC129732241 gene encoding aromatic-L-amino-acid decarboxylase-like isoform X3, with protein MQAPQFKEFAKEMVDYIANYLENIRDRRVLPEVQPGYLKPLIPSEAPQQPEQWQDVMADIERVIMPGVTHWHSPKFHAYFPTANSYPAIVADMLSGAIACIGFTWIASPACTELEVEMLNWLGKMLGLPEEFLASSGGQAGGVIQGTASEATLVALLGAKAKAIKLAQEEHPEWDETTIISRLVGYTSNQSHSSVERAGLLGGVKLRSLKADSNLQLRGETLEEAIKQDLADGLIPFYAVCTLGTTNTCAFDRLDELGPVANKYNVWVHVDAAYAGSAFICPEYRHYMKGIETADSFNFNPHKWMLVNFDCSAMWLKEPYWIVNAFNVDPLYLKHDMQGSAPDYRHWQIPLGRRFRALKLWFVLRLYGVENIQAHIRRHCAFAKQFESLCLSDNRFEIFTTVQMGLVCFKLKGTNELNESLLKLINGRGKIHLVPSKVNDTYFLRMAVCSRFTEEADIDYSWKEVAAAADELLNK; from the exons ATGCAGGCTCCTCAATTCAAAGAGTTCGCCAAGGAGATGGTGGATTACATTGCCAACTATCTGGAGAACATTCGTGATAG ACGCGTTCTACCGGAGGTTCAGCCCGGATACCTAAAGCCGTTGATCCCTTCGGAGGCTCCCCAGCAGCCGGAGCAATGGCAGGACGTGATGGCAGACATCGAACGTGTCATTATGCCCGGTGTAACCCATTGGCACAGCCCGAAGTTCCATGCGTATTTTCCGACGGCCAATTCCTATCCGGCAATTGTGGCCGACATGTTAAGTGGTGCCATCGCTTGCATCGGCTTCACCTGG ATCGCCAGTCCCGCATGTACGGAGTTGGAAGTGGAAATGCTCAACTGGTTGGGCAAGATGTTGGGTCTGCCAGAGGAATTCCTAGCGAGCTCCGGAGGACAAGCAGGTGGCGTGATTCAAGGAACTGCTAGTGAAGCTACTCTTGTTGCTCTCCTCGGTGCGAAAGCTAAAGCCATAAAGCTAGCCCAGGAGGAACATCCGGAATGGGATGAAACAACTATTATTTCTCGACTGGTGGGATACACCTCAA ACCAATCTCATTCATCCGTCGAACGGGCTGGACTACTCGGAGGAGTGAAGCTTCGCTCCTTGAAGGCTGATTCGAATCTTCAACTGCGTGGTGAAACGCTCGAGGAAGCCATCAAGCAAGATCTTGCGGATGGTCTTATTCCCTTCTACGCAGTCTGCACGTTGGGGACAACCAACACCTGTGCGTTCGATCGTCTCGATGAGCTGGGACCGGTAGCTAACAAGTACAATGTTTGGGTGCACGTTGATGCGGCCTACGCAGGATCAGCCTTCATCTGTCCGGAATACCGTCACTACATGAAGGGCATTGAAACGGCCGATTCCTTTAATTTTAACCCACACAAGTGGATGTTGGTCAACTTCGACTGCAGCGCCATGTGGCTGAAGGAACCGTACTGGATTGTCAACGCCTTCAATGTGGATCCACTTTATCTGAAGCATGACATGCAAGGATCGGCTCCCGATTACCGTCACTGGCAGATTCCGCTGGGTCGTCGATTCCGAGCCCTGAAGTTGTGGTTTGTGCTGCGTTTGTATGGTGTGGAAAATATTCAAGCTCACATTCGTCGCCATTGTGCGTTTGCCAAACAATTTGAATCGCTCTGTTTGTCGGATAATCGCTTCGAAATTTTCACAACGGTTCAAATGGGTTTGGTTTGTTTCAAGCTCAAGGGCACTAATGAGCTAAATGAATCTCTACTGAAACTTATAAATGGCCGTGGCAAAATTCACTTGGTACCATCTAAAGTCAACGACACTTACTTCTTGCGCATGGCGGTTTGTTCGAGATTCACCGAGGAAGCTGACATTGACTATTCGTGGAAGGAGGTCGCGGCTGCCGCTGATGAGCTACTCAACAAGTAA
- the LOC129732241 gene encoding aromatic-L-amino-acid decarboxylase-like isoform X2, whose amino-acid sequence MPVPMEKRTEMQAPQFKEFAKEMVDYIANYLENIRDRRVLPEVQPGYLKPLIPSEAPQQPEQWQDVMADIERVIMPGVTHWHSPKFHAYFPTANSYPAIVADMLSGAIACIGFTWIASPACTELEVEMLNWLGKMLGLPEEFLASSGGQAGGVIQGTASEATLVALLGAKAKAIKLAQEEHPEWDETTIISRLVGYTSNQSHSSVERAGLLGGVKLRSLKADSNLQLRGETLEEAIKQDLADGLIPFYAVCTLGTTNTCAFDRLDELGPVANKYNVWVHVDAAYAGSAFICPEYRHYMKGIETADSFNFNPHKWMLVNFDCSAMWLKEPYWIVNAFNVDPLYLKHDMQGSAPDYRHWQIPLGRRFRALKLWFVLRLYGVENIQAHIRRHCAFAKQFESLCLSDNRFEIFTTVQMGLVCFKLKGTNELNESLLKLINGRGKIHLVPSKVNDTYFLRMAVCSRFTEEADIDYSWKEVAAAADELLNK is encoded by the exons ATGCCAGTCCCAATGGAAAAACGT ACGGAGATGCAGGCTCCTCAATTCAAAGAGTTCGCCAAGGAGATGGTGGATTACATTGCCAACTATCTGGAGAACATTCGTGATAG ACGCGTTCTACCGGAGGTTCAGCCCGGATACCTAAAGCCGTTGATCCCTTCGGAGGCTCCCCAGCAGCCGGAGCAATGGCAGGACGTGATGGCAGACATCGAACGTGTCATTATGCCCGGTGTAACCCATTGGCACAGCCCGAAGTTCCATGCGTATTTTCCGACGGCCAATTCCTATCCGGCAATTGTGGCCGACATGTTAAGTGGTGCCATCGCTTGCATCGGCTTCACCTGG ATCGCCAGTCCCGCATGTACGGAGTTGGAAGTGGAAATGCTCAACTGGTTGGGCAAGATGTTGGGTCTGCCAGAGGAATTCCTAGCGAGCTCCGGAGGACAAGCAGGTGGCGTGATTCAAGGAACTGCTAGTGAAGCTACTCTTGTTGCTCTCCTCGGTGCGAAAGCTAAAGCCATAAAGCTAGCCCAGGAGGAACATCCGGAATGGGATGAAACAACTATTATTTCTCGACTGGTGGGATACACCTCAA ACCAATCTCATTCATCCGTCGAACGGGCTGGACTACTCGGAGGAGTGAAGCTTCGCTCCTTGAAGGCTGATTCGAATCTTCAACTGCGTGGTGAAACGCTCGAGGAAGCCATCAAGCAAGATCTTGCGGATGGTCTTATTCCCTTCTACGCAGTCTGCACGTTGGGGACAACCAACACCTGTGCGTTCGATCGTCTCGATGAGCTGGGACCGGTAGCTAACAAGTACAATGTTTGGGTGCACGTTGATGCGGCCTACGCAGGATCAGCCTTCATCTGTCCGGAATACCGTCACTACATGAAGGGCATTGAAACGGCCGATTCCTTTAATTTTAACCCACACAAGTGGATGTTGGTCAACTTCGACTGCAGCGCCATGTGGCTGAAGGAACCGTACTGGATTGTCAACGCCTTCAATGTGGATCCACTTTATCTGAAGCATGACATGCAAGGATCGGCTCCCGATTACCGTCACTGGCAGATTCCGCTGGGTCGTCGATTCCGAGCCCTGAAGTTGTGGTTTGTGCTGCGTTTGTATGGTGTGGAAAATATTCAAGCTCACATTCGTCGCCATTGTGCGTTTGCCAAACAATTTGAATCGCTCTGTTTGTCGGATAATCGCTTCGAAATTTTCACAACGGTTCAAATGGGTTTGGTTTGTTTCAAGCTCAAGGGCACTAATGAGCTAAATGAATCTCTACTGAAACTTATAAATGGCCGTGGCAAAATTCACTTGGTACCATCTAAAGTCAACGACACTTACTTCTTGCGCATGGCGGTTTGTTCGAGATTCACCGAGGAAGCTGACATTGACTATTCGTGGAAGGAGGTCGCGGCTGCCGCTGATGAGCTACTCAACAAGTAA
- the LOC129732241 gene encoding aromatic-L-amino-acid decarboxylase-like isoform X1, producing the protein MGTNRFKAPPVTEMQAPQFKEFAKEMVDYIANYLENIRDRRVLPEVQPGYLKPLIPSEAPQQPEQWQDVMADIERVIMPGVTHWHSPKFHAYFPTANSYPAIVADMLSGAIACIGFTWIASPACTELEVEMLNWLGKMLGLPEEFLASSGGQAGGVIQGTASEATLVALLGAKAKAIKLAQEEHPEWDETTIISRLVGYTSNQSHSSVERAGLLGGVKLRSLKADSNLQLRGETLEEAIKQDLADGLIPFYAVCTLGTTNTCAFDRLDELGPVANKYNVWVHVDAAYAGSAFICPEYRHYMKGIETADSFNFNPHKWMLVNFDCSAMWLKEPYWIVNAFNVDPLYLKHDMQGSAPDYRHWQIPLGRRFRALKLWFVLRLYGVENIQAHIRRHCAFAKQFESLCLSDNRFEIFTTVQMGLVCFKLKGTNELNESLLKLINGRGKIHLVPSKVNDTYFLRMAVCSRFTEEADIDYSWKEVAAAADELLNK; encoded by the exons ATGGgaaccaaccggttcaaggctCCTCCCGTC ACGGAGATGCAGGCTCCTCAATTCAAAGAGTTCGCCAAGGAGATGGTGGATTACATTGCCAACTATCTGGAGAACATTCGTGATAG ACGCGTTCTACCGGAGGTTCAGCCCGGATACCTAAAGCCGTTGATCCCTTCGGAGGCTCCCCAGCAGCCGGAGCAATGGCAGGACGTGATGGCAGACATCGAACGTGTCATTATGCCCGGTGTAACCCATTGGCACAGCCCGAAGTTCCATGCGTATTTTCCGACGGCCAATTCCTATCCGGCAATTGTGGCCGACATGTTAAGTGGTGCCATCGCTTGCATCGGCTTCACCTGG ATCGCCAGTCCCGCATGTACGGAGTTGGAAGTGGAAATGCTCAACTGGTTGGGCAAGATGTTGGGTCTGCCAGAGGAATTCCTAGCGAGCTCCGGAGGACAAGCAGGTGGCGTGATTCAAGGAACTGCTAGTGAAGCTACTCTTGTTGCTCTCCTCGGTGCGAAAGCTAAAGCCATAAAGCTAGCCCAGGAGGAACATCCGGAATGGGATGAAACAACTATTATTTCTCGACTGGTGGGATACACCTCAA ACCAATCTCATTCATCCGTCGAACGGGCTGGACTACTCGGAGGAGTGAAGCTTCGCTCCTTGAAGGCTGATTCGAATCTTCAACTGCGTGGTGAAACGCTCGAGGAAGCCATCAAGCAAGATCTTGCGGATGGTCTTATTCCCTTCTACGCAGTCTGCACGTTGGGGACAACCAACACCTGTGCGTTCGATCGTCTCGATGAGCTGGGACCGGTAGCTAACAAGTACAATGTTTGGGTGCACGTTGATGCGGCCTACGCAGGATCAGCCTTCATCTGTCCGGAATACCGTCACTACATGAAGGGCATTGAAACGGCCGATTCCTTTAATTTTAACCCACACAAGTGGATGTTGGTCAACTTCGACTGCAGCGCCATGTGGCTGAAGGAACCGTACTGGATTGTCAACGCCTTCAATGTGGATCCACTTTATCTGAAGCATGACATGCAAGGATCGGCTCCCGATTACCGTCACTGGCAGATTCCGCTGGGTCGTCGATTCCGAGCCCTGAAGTTGTGGTTTGTGCTGCGTTTGTATGGTGTGGAAAATATTCAAGCTCACATTCGTCGCCATTGTGCGTTTGCCAAACAATTTGAATCGCTCTGTTTGTCGGATAATCGCTTCGAAATTTTCACAACGGTTCAAATGGGTTTGGTTTGTTTCAAGCTCAAGGGCACTAATGAGCTAAATGAATCTCTACTGAAACTTATAAATGGCCGTGGCAAAATTCACTTGGTACCATCTAAAGTCAACGACACTTACTTCTTGCGCATGGCGGTTTGTTCGAGATTCACCGAGGAAGCTGACATTGACTATTCGTGGAAGGAGGTCGCGGCTGCCGCTGATGAGCTACTCAACAAGTAA